Sequence from the Nitrospirota bacterium genome:
CGGCTGCCCGATGGCGTTGACCACACGGCCGATGAGGGCCTCGCCCACGGGAATTTCCGCAATACGGCCCGTCCGCTTGACCGGATCGCCTTCCTTAACGCCCACATCGTCGCCCATCAACACGGCGCCGACGTTGTCCTCTTCGAGATTCAGCGCGATTCCGTAGAGTCCGCCGGGAAACTCCAACATCTCGCCGGCCATGGCACCGTCCAGGCCATAGACCTTGGCGATGCCGTCGCCGACCTGGATGACGGACCCCATCTCGTTGACGTCGACCTGCTTGTCGAAGCCTTTGATTTTCTCTTTGATGATCGAGCTGATTTCGTCGGCTTTGATCTGCATGGAATGCTCCTCTTTACGCTACGCTCTGCTCAGGCGGCTCTGCATGGCGGCGAGCCGACTCCGCAGCGTGCTGTCCACGACCGTGCTGCCGATCCTGATCTGCAGGCCGGCGAGCAGGGTTGGATCCGTCTGGAACGTCAAGTCCACGTCATGCTTGAGCAGGTCGCACAACTGCCGGCGCAACCTGTCCTGCTCCGCCTGGTCCAGGGCCTTGACGGAGCAGACCGTGACTTGTTGAGTGCCTTTGGCTTGATCCGCCAGGAAGGCGAAGGCGTCGGCGATTTCCGGGAGACAGCCGACGCGGTTTTTCTTGACGAGCTGGGCGAGGAACCCGTCCACGACCGGCGGGCATCCGACTTTCCGGCCGAGCGCGGCCAGGACCGCCTGCTTCTGTTCGACCCCGAAGGCCGGGGACACGAGTACGTGCTTGAGTTGGGGCGATGTCGAGTAGGTCTCCCCGAGATCCGTCAGGCCGGCCCTCATGGGCGCCACGCTTCCGGGATCGAGGAGCTCGAACAAGGCTCTGGCGTAACGGCGTGCGACCGAGCTTTTAACCACAGCTGTTTCCGGCGAAGTCCGCGATGAACTGGGATATTTTTCGTGCGGGTGGGCACGAGAAAAACGCGCCAGACTAGCATCCGGCGCGGGGCGGTGTCAAGAACGATAATGGGGTGAATTTACTGAATGATGCCGCCGCCCAAGACGCGGTCGCCGTCATAGAACACGGCGGACTGGCCGGGGCTGAGAGCGCGCTGTGGCGCGGCAAACCGGATGGTCATCATATCGTTTTGATCGGGACTCACCGTCGCCGGGGCCGCAGGCGTGGCGTACCGGATTTTGACTTGCGCCTCCGTCGAACAGGTCCGGAGGGCGTCGTCGAACAGGTTCACCTCCCCGATTAAACAGTCCGACCGAAACAATTCCTCTTCCGGTCCGAGCACCACCGTCTGCGTGGCCGCCTCGACGCGCTGGACATAGAGGCGCTGGCCCGTGGCGATACCTAAGCCGCGGCGCTGGCCCGGTGTGTAGTAGGCGACGCCGTCGTGCTGTCCAAGGACATGGCCTGCAGGATCGACAAAGTTCCCCCGCCGCTTCGACTCCGGCGCCTCGGACTTGATGAAGGTCCGATAGTCTCCGTGAGAGATGAAGCAGATCTCCTGGCTCTCCTTCAATTCATCCGCCGGCAGCCCCAGGGACTCGGCCCTGGCCCAGACCTCGGCCTTCTGCATGGATCCGACGGGGAACAGGAGTTTGGCAAGCCAGGCGGGGTCGAGCCGGTAGAGAAAATAGCTTTGGTCCTTCCGGACATCGCAGGCGCGGTGCAGGCCGAGCCGGCCCTGTCGCTCCACGACTCTGGCGTAATGGCCCGTGGCGACAAAGTCTACCCGCCGTTCTTGGGCGAGACGCAGCAAGGACCGCAACTTCACGCGTTCGTTGCAGCGGACGCAGGGATTGGGGGTGGTGCCGGCGAGGTAGCCGGAGAGAAAGTCATCGATCACGCCGGCGCGAAAGACGTTGCGGGTGTCGACGACCTCATGG
This genomic interval carries:
- the atpH gene encoding ATP synthase F1 subunit delta; amino-acid sequence: MARFSRAHPHEKYPSSSRTSPETAVVKSSVARRYARALFELLDPGSVAPMRAGLTDLGETYSTSPQLKHVLVSPAFGVEQKQAVLAALGRKVGCPPVVDGFLAQLVKKNRVGCLPEIADAFAFLADQAKGTQQVTVCSVKALDQAEQDRLRRQLCDLLKHDVDLTFQTDPTLLAGLQIRIGSTVVDSTLRSRLAAMQSRLSRA
- the mnmA gene encoding tRNA 2-thiouridine(34) synthase MnmA, with protein sequence MIGPTVLLGMSGGVDSSVAAALLVEQGYRVQGVTLQVWEHEDESVAASKRWEERGCCKVGLARFVAQRLGIPHEVVDTRNVFRAGVIDDFLSGYLAGTTPNPCVRCNERVKLRSLLRLAQERRVDFVATGHYARVVERQGRLGLHRACDVRKDQSYFLYRLDPAWLAKLLFPVGSMQKAEVWARAESLGLPADELKESQEICFISHGDYRTFIKSEAPESKRRGNFVDPAGHVLGQHDGVAYYTPGQRRGLGIATGQRLYVQRVEAATQTVVLGPEEELFRSDCLIGEVNLFDDALRTCSTEAQVKIRYATPAAPATVSPDQNDMMTIRFAAPQRALSPGQSAVFYDGDRVLGGGIIQ